A window of the Gemmatimonadota bacterium genome harbors these coding sequences:
- a CDS encoding 2OG-Fe(II) oxygenase, whose protein sequence is MGILNRGERAPDFVLPIMDGSQTRFYSRAGGRPTLLIFTGGEQVLEGLEVSGEVDVFVVGPSELAKANVTVFIDGENAVGKAYGIEGDFAAFALDANLRVLSGIEDPQAFDQVYRALESLPSHLAIDVDVQAPVLLISNVLTPDICQALINVWATQGNIETGVESSKSGVRRDVIDYENKKRRDHEVTDARLLRLLTSTVGRRVMPEVQRAFHYRATRFEGFKIACYDSESGGFFRAHRDNLSPSTAHRRFALTLNLNDDYTGGYLVFPEFGPHRYRPSAGDAIAFSSSFLHEVQPVTRGRRFTLLSFLFHEAQRR, encoded by the coding sequence ATGGGTATCCTGAACCGGGGCGAACGCGCTCCCGACTTTGTTCTTCCGATAATGGACGGTTCTCAAACGCGCTTTTATTCCCGCGCAGGCGGTCGTCCGACGCTTTTGATTTTTACCGGGGGAGAACAGGTTTTAGAAGGCTTGGAGGTTTCGGGGGAGGTAGATGTTTTTGTTGTTGGTCCATCGGAACTCGCGAAGGCCAATGTCACTGTATTTATTGACGGTGAAAACGCGGTTGGCAAGGCTTATGGTATCGAGGGAGATTTTGCCGCGTTTGCTCTGGATGCCAATCTGCGGGTTCTGTCGGGCATTGAGGACCCGCAGGCATTTGATCAGGTTTATCGTGCGCTTGAGAGCCTGCCTTCTCATCTGGCGATTGATGTCGATGTCCAGGCTCCAGTTCTCCTTATTTCCAATGTTCTGACTCCGGATATCTGCCAGGCGCTTATCAATGTGTGGGCGACACAGGGCAATATAGAAACCGGTGTAGAAAGTTCCAAATCTGGCGTTCGGCGCGATGTTATCGATTATGAGAACAAAAAGCGGCGAGACCACGAGGTTACCGATGCCCGCCTTTTGCGGTTGCTTACTTCTACGGTGGGGCGCCGGGTTATGCCCGAGGTTCAACGCGCTTTTCACTACAGAGCGACGCGTTTTGAGGGTTTTAAGATCGCGTGTTATGATTCGGAGAGTGGGGGTTTTTTTCGCGCCCACCGCGATAATCTCAGTCCTTCAACTGCCCACCGTCGCTTTGCGCTTACGCTCAATCTCAATGATGATTATACAGGTGGGTATCTCGTTTTTCCCGAGTTTGGTCCCCATCGCTATCGCCCGTCAGCAGGCGATGCGATCGCGTTTTCCAGTTCTTTTCTCCACGAGGTCCAGCCCGTGACCCGGGGACGTCGGTTTACGTTGCTTTCGTTTTTGTTTCATGAGGCGCAGAGGCGGTAG
- a CDS encoding DUF933 domain-containing protein: MRLGLIGLPQVGKKTLFRLLTGHTGEMGQAKVRDERFDRLVEMYKPAREVPAEIAFVLLPDLDTQAERNIPVFQDLERVDVICFLIRVFENDTVFHIAGNIDAKRDIRAFWEELLLADLIFVEKRLERLAKDRHAKDRLRIEQEKDLMTRMQAHLEAGNPLRQFPLTSDEVKLTSSYPFLTIKAVIAVLNTDEDQINDDKIIDELSADFADCGFEWIAISAQIEEEISLLDDETREEFLADLGIEQPALDRLTLLCYKTLGLISFFTVVNDEVHAWTIPRGSLAPQAGGAVHGDIKRGFIRAEVMRYEDLIALGDEQKVKAAGKLMVKGKDAEIFDGDVIHFLFKV, translated from the coding sequence ATGAGACTCGGGCTAATTGGATTGCCGCAGGTCGGTAAAAAAACGCTATTCCGCTTACTAACCGGACACACAGGTGAAATGGGACAGGCAAAAGTGCGGGATGAGCGGTTTGATCGACTCGTGGAAATGTACAAACCCGCACGCGAAGTACCTGCGGAAATCGCATTTGTGCTATTGCCCGACCTGGACACACAGGCCGAACGCAACATACCTGTTTTTCAAGACCTGGAGCGGGTAGATGTCATCTGCTTCCTCATCCGGGTATTTGAAAACGACACCGTCTTTCACATAGCGGGCAACATAGATGCCAAACGCGACATACGGGCTTTTTGGGAAGAACTATTGCTCGCCGACCTGATCTTTGTAGAAAAGCGACTGGAACGCCTGGCAAAAGACCGACACGCAAAAGACAGGCTGCGAATAGAGCAAGAAAAGGACTTAATGACGCGCATGCAGGCGCACCTGGAAGCCGGAAACCCCCTGCGTCAATTTCCACTGACCTCGGACGAAGTAAAACTGACATCCAGCTATCCCTTCTTAACCATCAAAGCAGTAATCGCAGTACTGAACACAGACGAAGACCAGATCAACGACGATAAAATTATAGATGAACTATCCGCTGATTTTGCCGACTGTGGTTTTGAATGGATCGCAATATCCGCACAAATCGAAGAAGAAATCTCCCTGCTCGACGACGAAACACGCGAAGAATTTCTCGCCGACCTCGGCATTGAACAACCCGCGCTGGATCGGCTCACCTTATTGTGTTACAAAACCCTGGGCTTGATCTCATTCTTCACAGTCGTCAACGACGAAGTACACGCCTGGACCATCCCGAGAGGTTCTCTGGCACCGCAGGCGGGCGGCGCAGTTCACGGAGACATCAAGCGGGGATTCATCCGGGCCGAAGTCATGCGCTACGAAGACTTAATCGCATTGGGAGACGAGCAAAAAGTAAAAGCAGCGGGCAAGCTCATGGTCAAAGGAAAAGACGCAGAGATCTTTGATGGCGATGTGATACACTTCTTATTCAAAGTTTGA
- a CDS encoding bifunctional nuclease family protein has protein sequence MIEMRVVDIRQDQTEQNVVWLQSVEGSVMVPIEIGHVEYRSIRSELEGKSMPRPLAYDLMCAVLAHFDAEVEKVQIVDLKDHIFYAELILFARGEQVRLDARPSDSIVLALKFGAPIYMDAKIIQQVGFKVQPTEYGYELEQLNPPQEIPEEPVLDIAQAAEQPIQGVDSHGRDLEPDELLEVLKEQMNKAVKEERYEDAGIIRDEIERIEERSR, from the coding sequence ATGATTGAAATGCGGGTTGTGGATATACGTCAAGATCAGACGGAACAGAACGTCGTGTGGCTGCAAAGCGTTGAAGGCAGTGTAATGGTACCCATTGAAATTGGTCATGTCGAATATCGGTCTATTCGTTCAGAACTCGAAGGTAAATCCATGCCGCGACCTCTTGCGTATGATTTGATGTGTGCAGTGCTGGCACATTTTGATGCCGAAGTTGAAAAAGTGCAGATAGTCGATTTGAAAGACCATATCTTCTATGCCGAACTCATCCTCTTTGCTCGAGGTGAGCAAGTGCGTTTAGACGCCCGCCCCAGTGATAGCATCGTACTCGCACTCAAATTCGGCGCACCCATCTATATGGATGCCAAAATCATTCAACAAGTGGGATTCAAAGTCCAGCCCACCGAATACGGTTATGAGCTTGAACAGCTAAATCCACCCCAGGAAATACCTGAAGAACCCGTCTTAGACATCGCGCAGGCAGCCGAGCAACCAATACAGGGTGTTGATTCGCATGGACGGGACCTGGAACCAGATGAATTGCTGGAAGTCTTGAAAGAACAAATGAATAAAGCTGTTAAAGAAGAGCGCTACGAAGACGCGGGAATAATTCGAGATGAGATTGAGAGGATAGAGGAGAGAAGCAGGTAA
- a CDS encoding SRPBCC family protein, with protein sequence MAKASVFVSSVLDASVDAVWEKIRDFNALPEWHPAIADSHIEGGEPSDSVGCIRNFNLHDGGNIREQLLTLSDVTFTCTYSILESPMPVEDYVATLNLTPVTDGNRTYIQWTAEFGCPADEEDELVDFVGNGVFQGGFDSLKRILEK encoded by the coding sequence ATGGCCAAGGCCAGTGTTTTTGTCAGTTCAGTGCTCGACGCTTCAGTAGATGCTGTGTGGGAAAAAATTCGCGATTTCAATGCGCTGCCCGAATGGCATCCCGCGATTGCAGATAGCCATATTGAAGGTGGTGAACCCAGCGATAGCGTGGGCTGTATTCGCAATTTTAATTTGCATGATGGCGGGAATATTCGCGAACAATTGCTGACGTTGAGCGATGTTACTTTTACGTGTACGTATTCTATTCTCGAGTCGCCTATGCCGGTTGAAGATTATGTGGCAACGCTGAATTTGACGCCTGTTACGGATGGCAATCGGACGTATATTCAGTGGACCGCAGAATTTGGCTGTCCGGCAGATGAGGAAGATGAGCTTGTCGATTTTGTCGGCAATGGGGTTTTTCAAGGTGGTTTTGATTCGCTGAAGCGTATCTTGGAAAAATAA
- a CDS encoding sugar ABC transporter permease: MKDSVLKYGFVGPALIFLIAFNIFPLFYNIYLSFTDAELSGGIARLVGGRNYGVIFDDTRYGTALRTTGLFVVLAVATELLLGFALALALQKPFLGKPAITTILLVPMMLSPAVMGLYWNFILNGHYGVVNQALSVLGLFQPQWLTDPDLKLFSILMIDIWMWTPFMMLIALAGLNAIPNHLYEAAAIDRASRWTVFRRITLPLCSPLLFLAVLLRTTDALKQFDLVMAVTGPNDRATQTLSALLYQVMFRGYKIGLGSSYSIVILLIVIALATIFIRYIASIQAKQGRENA; the protein is encoded by the coding sequence GTGAAAGACAGCGTTTTGAAATACGGCTTTGTGGGTCCAGCACTGATCTTTCTGATCGCGTTCAACATCTTTCCCCTCTTTTACAACATCTACCTCAGCTTTACCGATGCCGAACTCAGTGGCGGCATTGCGCGACTCGTGGGTGGGCGCAACTACGGCGTCATCTTTGACGACACGCGCTATGGCACTGCCCTTCGCACCACCGGGCTATTCGTGGTCCTGGCAGTCGCGACCGAACTCCTGCTCGGCTTTGCCCTTGCCCTCGCCCTTCAAAAACCCTTCCTGGGCAAACCCGCCATCACCACCATACTCCTGGTCCCCATGATGCTATCTCCCGCAGTCATGGGCCTGTACTGGAACTTTATCCTCAACGGCCACTACGGCGTCGTCAATCAAGCACTATCCGTCCTTGGCCTCTTCCAACCGCAATGGCTAACCGACCCCGATTTGAAACTCTTCTCCATCCTCATGATCGACATCTGGATGTGGACGCCATTTATGATGCTCATCGCCCTTGCCGGCCTCAACGCCATCCCCAATCACCTCTACGAAGCCGCGGCCATTGACCGGGCATCTCGATGGACTGTCTTTCGGCGCATCACCCTACCCCTGTGCTCCCCCCTGCTCTTCCTCGCAGTCCTGTTGCGCACCACAGACGCCCTCAAGCAATTTGATCTCGTCATGGCTGTCACGGGACCCAATGATCGCGCGACCCAAACATTGAGTGCCCTGCTCTATCAAGTCATGTTTCGCGGCTACAAAATCGGACTGGGCAGCTCTTATAGCATCGTCATCCTCCTCATCGTCATCGCGCTCGCAACTATTTTCATCCGATACATCGCCAGCATCCAGGCAAAACAGGGGAGGGAAAACGCGTGA
- a CDS encoding aldo/keto reductase, which translates to MKTVELGTTGILVSQLSFGTGTNGWGGRSNQTDLGTRELVDLLIYGFERGVTFWDSADQYGSHAHLAGALAHIDRERVVITSKIRATTAYETACDMDRILGELDTDYIDIVLMHCLTDEDWPSSYRGVMDVLADRKQKGIIRAHGVSCHDIDAFQQAALTPWVDVVLARINYAGKNMDGPPERVVPILEEMDANDIGVYGMKVVGRGDLPARDAIHYVLDIPAVDAITVGMMNRSEIDENIGHVEAHSTVLLPV; encoded by the coding sequence GTGAAAACTGTCGAACTCGGCACGACCGGTATATTGGTTTCTCAACTCAGTTTTGGTACTGGTACCAATGGCTGGGGCGGGCGTTCCAACCAGACGGATCTGGGGACGCGCGAACTTGTTGACTTGCTTATCTATGGCTTTGAGCGAGGTGTTACGTTTTGGGATAGTGCCGATCAATACGGCAGTCATGCCCATCTCGCAGGTGCATTGGCGCATATCGATCGCGAGCGGGTTGTGATTACGTCCAAGATTCGCGCTACTACAGCCTATGAGACGGCGTGCGATATGGATCGCATTTTGGGCGAGTTAGATACGGATTATATCGATATTGTTCTTATGCACTGTCTGACAGATGAAGACTGGCCCAGTTCCTATCGGGGCGTTATGGATGTCCTGGCGGATAGAAAGCAAAAAGGCATCATTCGCGCGCACGGTGTTTCCTGTCACGATATTGATGCCTTCCAGCAAGCGGCTCTCACCCCATGGGTGGATGTTGTTTTGGCGCGTATCAACTATGCAGGGAAGAATATGGATGGTCCGCCCGAACGCGTTGTTCCCATTCTGGAAGAGATGGATGCCAACGATATCGGCGTTTACGGGATGAAAGTCGTAGGCCGCGGCGATTTGCCCGCACGCGATGCCATCCACTATGTTCTCGATATTCCAGCGGTTGACGCGATTACTGTTGGGATGATGAATCGCAGCGAAATCGACGAGAATATCGGCCATGTCGAAGCGCATAGCACCGTGTTGCTGCCTGTTTAA
- a CDS encoding DUF5916 domain-containing protein, translating to MKSYLYILFFAVLSGWCEAHEAPADSIRTMTAVRVSSPAPKIDGLLNDPIWQTAPKSSNFRQREPDEGKPATELTTVQVAYDDEAIYFGFMCYDSAPDSIVAPLARKDRWLESDRISLNLDPFHDHRTGAFFVAGPSGWTTDGILFKDTWEDDTWDGVWTARAAIVDSGWSAEYKIPYHVLRFDPKKQYTWGINVTRKISRKREDVRWQWKSPSEPGWVSRFGHLTGIEGIHPKRAFEVIPYLVGRSSFVPKNEAVPSGRDLFGSMGVDMRYGLTSNISINATINPDFGQVEADPSVLNLGVFETFFEERRPFFIEGDAIFKSSGPGIVGIDGPVRLFHSRRIGKRPGRFDTPDDSKTIDKPDGTTILGALKLSGKTGRGLSFGIVDAVTNDEYALIKQARHGQTDSVRSRFRIEPITNFFVGRLQQDLSEGSVLGATVTAMNGKNFDPAYVGSVDGEIKWKDNAYRLFSRITGSRRTDDGRREGGYEYALYFSKFSGTYGGQAYFEARSRHFNVNDLGFMNRANRIQAGWHIYAQIHKPWALAEESGFNINGWQHWNYDGEILRRGLNFNTWHNLKNNYWWNVGINREFSAMNDLLTRGGPMVKRPAGIRYWYGVGSDSRKVVQVNLYGNGERYDGGDKFRNSYTLSFRIRPIPNFTIDFRPKYEKRTHKAQWVKNLDSDNDDDAKKEPTKHNG from the coding sequence TTGAAATCCTATCTCTACATCTTATTTTTTGCTGTGTTATCTGGCTGGTGTGAAGCGCATGAAGCACCCGCCGATTCTATTCGGACAATGACCGCAGTGCGGGTAAGTTCACCTGCGCCCAAAATCGATGGCCTGCTCAATGATCCGATCTGGCAAACCGCACCCAAATCTTCGAATTTTCGCCAGCGCGAGCCAGACGAAGGCAAACCGGCAACTGAGCTCACAACAGTCCAGGTCGCGTATGATGACGAAGCAATCTACTTTGGTTTTATGTGTTACGACAGCGCGCCAGACAGCATTGTGGCTCCTCTCGCGCGTAAAGATAGGTGGTTGGAATCAGACCGTATTTCGCTAAATTTGGATCCTTTTCACGATCATCGCACAGGTGCTTTTTTTGTCGCAGGACCATCGGGATGGACAACTGATGGCATACTATTTAAGGATACCTGGGAAGACGATACCTGGGATGGCGTTTGGACAGCGCGTGCGGCCATTGTCGATTCGGGTTGGTCTGCCGAATACAAGATCCCTTATCACGTTTTGCGATTTGATCCAAAAAAGCAATACACCTGGGGAATCAATGTAACGCGCAAAATATCTCGCAAGCGAGAAGATGTGCGCTGGCAGTGGAAGTCGCCAAGTGAGCCGGGCTGGGTATCTCGTTTTGGGCATTTAACAGGCATTGAAGGAATTCATCCAAAGCGCGCTTTTGAAGTCATTCCATATCTCGTCGGTCGAAGCTCATTCGTCCCCAAAAATGAGGCTGTGCCCAGCGGACGAGATCTTTTTGGTTCAATGGGCGTAGATATGCGCTATGGCCTGACGTCGAATATCTCAATAAACGCCACGATCAATCCCGACTTTGGACAGGTTGAAGCCGATCCCTCAGTGCTCAACCTCGGCGTATTTGAAACATTCTTCGAGGAACGTCGTCCTTTTTTTATTGAAGGCGACGCCATTTTCAAATCCAGCGGTCCCGGCATCGTGGGCATTGATGGCCCGGTTCGCCTGTTCCACTCCCGCCGCATTGGCAAACGCCCCGGACGTTTTGACACGCCAGATGACAGCAAAACAATCGACAAGCCAGACGGCACAACAATTCTGGGCGCATTAAAGTTGTCGGGTAAAACCGGACGCGGACTATCCTTCGGTATAGTAGATGCCGTAACCAATGATGAATACGCCCTGATCAAACAGGCAAGGCACGGGCAGACAGATTCCGTACGGTCGCGGTTCCGCATCGAACCCATAACCAACTTCTTTGTTGGCCGCTTGCAGCAAGATTTAAGCGAAGGATCTGTATTGGGTGCAACGGTTACCGCTATGAATGGCAAAAACTTCGATCCGGCTTACGTCGGCAGTGTAGATGGAGAAATAAAATGGAAGGACAATGCCTATCGCCTGTTTTCTCGCATCACCGGCTCTCGGCGTACAGACGACGGCAGGCGCGAGGGCGGATATGAATACGCGCTCTATTTTTCCAAATTCTCCGGCACCTATGGCGGACAGGCGTATTTTGAAGCGCGATCTCGGCACTTCAATGTAAACGACCTCGGCTTTATGAACCGCGCAAATCGCATTCAAGCAGGATGGCATATTTATGCACAGATCCACAAGCCCTGGGCCCTCGCCGAGGAATCCGGATTTAACATCAATGGCTGGCAGCACTGGAACTACGATGGCGAAATTTTAAGACGGGGCTTGAATTTTAACACGTGGCATAATTTGAAGAACAACTACTGGTGGAATGTGGGCATCAACCGCGAGTTTTCCGCAATGAACGATCTGCTCACGCGCGGCGGTCCAATGGTAAAACGCCCGGCGGGCATCCGCTACTGGTATGGCGTGGGTTCAGACAGCCGAAAAGTCGTGCAAGTGAATTTATATGGCAATGGCGAACGCTATGACGGAGGCGACAAATTTAGAAACTCGTACACATTGAGTTTCCGCATTCGCCCCATACCCAATTTCACAATCGACTTTCGTCCGAAATACGAAAAAAGAACCCACAAAGCACAATGGGTAAAAAATCTGGATTCAGATAACGATGACGACGCGAAAAAAGAACCCACAAAGCACAATGGGTAA
- a CDS encoding M42 family metallopeptidase: MELLKELCECSGVPGREERLREIVRRELEPIADELRVDGMGNLIIKKNASAGENPKKLMLAAHMDEIGFVVSHIDKQGLLRLVPLGGHDPRNMVAQRVTVAGIEKDHIGLLYPGVKPPHIQTEADRNKKLDVSDFVVDLYMSADDVKEEIEIGAMVTLQRDFVEIGNGVSCKAMDNRIAVYVMIEAVKRAESFAFETYPVATVQEEIGLRGATASAFGVNPDVGVALDITLAADIPGIPEHEQVTRLGEGAAIKIQDSSSISHPGLVTHMKTLAKERDIKYQMEILPRGGTDAGGIQRIRAGVPVITLSIPTRYVHTSIELADKDDIEATIQLLAAFLEEGHRTDWDIV, from the coding sequence ATGGAGCTATTAAAAGAATTGTGTGAATGCTCGGGAGTACCCGGGCGTGAAGAGCGATTGCGCGAAATCGTGCGGCGAGAGTTGGAACCCATCGCAGATGAACTTCGCGTAGATGGAATGGGCAACTTGATAATCAAAAAGAACGCAAGCGCGGGCGAAAACCCCAAAAAACTGATGCTGGCCGCGCACATGGACGAAATAGGCTTTGTCGTATCCCACATCGACAAACAGGGCCTCTTGCGCCTCGTACCCCTCGGCGGGCACGATCCCCGCAACATGGTCGCACAGCGCGTCACCGTCGCCGGCATTGAAAAAGATCACATCGGCCTGTTGTATCCCGGCGTAAAACCCCCGCATATCCAGACAGAAGCCGACCGCAACAAAAAGCTGGACGTCAGTGACTTTGTCGTAGATCTCTACATGTCAGCCGACGACGTCAAAGAAGAAATCGAAATCGGCGCAATGGTCACACTGCAACGCGACTTTGTCGAAATCGGCAACGGCGTAAGTTGCAAAGCCATGGACAATCGGATCGCCGTATATGTCATGATCGAAGCCGTAAAACGGGCTGAATCCTTCGCCTTTGAAACATATCCCGTAGCCACAGTACAGGAAGAAATTGGCCTGCGAGGTGCAACCGCGAGTGCCTTCGGCGTAAATCCAGACGTAGGCGTAGCACTGGACATCACACTGGCAGCCGACATACCGGGCATCCCCGAACACGAACAGGTCACGCGCCTGGGAGAAGGCGCTGCGATAAAAATACAGGATTCCAGTTCAATTTCACATCCGGGATTAGTCACGCACATGAAAACCCTCGCAAAAGAGCGCGACATCAAATACCAGATGGAAATACTACCCCGGGGCGGCACAGACGCAGGTGGCATACAGCGAATTCGAGCCGGAGTACCCGTAATCACCTTATCCATCCCCACGCGGTACGTCCATACCTCTATCGAATTGGCCGACAAAGACGACATCGAAGCCACGATCCAACTACTGGCAGCCTTTCTCGAAGAAGGCCATCGCACGGACTGGGACATAGTGTGA
- a CDS encoding sugar phosphate isomerase/epimerase, translating to MQLSLSVRVAESFRNKRNLTIALPDLAEIAQRAGYKALCMRASGVGTHSPPERIVEVQRILKRHNLAVSMATGDFAIPENGADGPDSLRNITPHLDLADALGCDLLRVCMKTDADIAHAQRAADEAAEREIRLAHQSHTQSLFETVTGSIETLQSIGRPNFGIIYEPANLALCGEDYGPETLKRFAPYLFNVYLQNHVPDPNGDMPMTTWVRGTVYSTLRPLDESGGIDFREVFDGLHSINYRGYVTLHHAFGGDLPPDEAATRSANFLRSFL from the coding sequence ATGCAACTTTCTCTCTCTGTCCGCGTGGCCGAAAGTTTTCGCAATAAGCGCAATTTGACTATTGCTTTGCCCGATCTCGCGGAGATTGCCCAGCGCGCGGGTTATAAAGCACTTTGTATGCGCGCTTCGGGTGTGGGTACGCACAGTCCGCCCGAACGCATTGTTGAAGTACAACGTATTTTGAAGAGGCACAATCTCGCGGTTTCAATGGCGACTGGCGATTTTGCCATTCCTGAAAATGGTGCGGACGGACCGGATAGCTTGCGGAATATTACCCCACATCTCGATCTGGCAGACGCGCTTGGCTGCGATTTACTGCGCGTCTGTATGAAGACCGATGCAGATATCGCGCACGCCCAGCGCGCAGCCGATGAGGCAGCCGAGCGGGAGATACGTCTGGCACATCAATCGCATACCCAGAGTCTTTTTGAGACGGTGACGGGATCGATTGAGACGCTTCAGAGTATTGGCCGACCGAATTTTGGGATTATTTACGAGCCTGCAAATTTGGCTCTGTGCGGTGAAGACTACGGTCCCGAGACCCTCAAACGCTTTGCGCCCTATCTCTTTAACGTCTATTTGCAAAATCACGTTCCAGACCCCAATGGCGATATGCCGATGACCACCTGGGTGCGGGGCACGGTTTATTCCACTTTGCGACCACTGGATGAATCTGGTGGAATAGATTTTCGAGAAGTTTTTGATGGGCTACACAGTATCAATTACCGCGGGTACGTGACGCTACATCACGCCTTTGGCGGAGATCTGCCGCCCGATGAGGCCGCGACCCGGTCTGCGAATTTTCTGAGGTCTTTTTTGTAA
- a CDS encoding ABC transporter substrate-binding protein, with amino-acid sequence MNLLAFNMKHHLPCFCLSLLLLGCLAPDPGQNIPTQSTSSAQKQAPQTRAPLKIDPAILQKRTFNEAPMFSQQVKQGNLPPISDRLPKNPLVIVPIEAIGTYGGTLRRALTGDIVQTPGPNKTLNENLMGYERPFPNSIQYNLAEHFTYEDSGKVAIFKLRKGVKWSDGHPFTVDDILFWYYDMTFDDNARQNPFPPAGWMVDGKPMRFKKIDTHTLEISSPKPLGRVLHELSRALIAAPKHVLSPLHPKYNPKTDYNAFREATTRAQLLLQPGIPRISAWIPVEWIRGQRIIYERNPYYWKIDTAGNQLPYADRIVFNIIQDPQVILLKFINGELDLIGRYTRIDMFPTLKVKEKTGKFNLRLTGPNRGPAYHLNWDAPRPALREAFRNKNVRIALSHAINREEIDEIVFHGLLDPSGYSFGPISPYFSPKAYKKYAEYNPDKARRLLDSEGYIDTDGDGIRELRDGSRFELTIDFVHPGGMFNGQPVSELVADHWRAVGIKVNLNGGLRDIIVPRRYNCEYDVHYWGLEGPNAPLTYPIGWAILAKNVPYWHQKAWDEGPPWLREATKYVRLAMTTVDTAKLRTYMTRVRDLHTENVPIITIGSAYHVWGASSRLGNVPYQNVADNAFLGWSRPVFHEQIFVKSGQ; translated from the coding sequence GTGAACCTCTTAGCGTTTAACATGAAACACCATTTACCCTGCTTCTGCCTATCTCTTCTCTTACTCGGATGCCTCGCTCCCGACCCGGGACAGAACATACCCACCCAATCCACATCCAGCGCTCAAAAGCAAGCACCTCAAACCCGTGCCCCCCTCAAAATCGACCCCGCTATACTCCAGAAACGCACCTTTAACGAAGCCCCCATGTTCTCACAACAGGTCAAACAAGGCAACCTCCCACCCATCTCTGACCGCCTACCCAAAAATCCCCTCGTCATCGTACCCATCGAAGCAATCGGCACCTACGGCGGCACACTGAGACGCGCCCTCACTGGCGACATCGTGCAAACCCCGGGACCCAACAAAACCCTCAACGAAAACCTGATGGGCTACGAACGCCCCTTTCCAAACAGCATCCAATACAACCTGGCCGAGCACTTCACCTATGAGGACAGTGGCAAAGTCGCAATTTTCAAACTCCGCAAAGGCGTCAAATGGTCCGACGGCCATCCATTCACCGTTGACGACATCCTCTTCTGGTATTACGACATGACCTTTGACGACAACGCCCGTCAAAACCCCTTTCCACCAGCCGGATGGATGGTAGATGGCAAACCCATGCGGTTCAAAAAAATCGACACACACACACTTGAAATCTCCTCGCCCAAACCCCTGGGCCGCGTACTCCACGAACTCAGCCGCGCTCTAATCGCCGCGCCAAAACACGTCCTGTCCCCCCTGCACCCCAAATACAATCCCAAAACCGATTACAACGCCTTTCGAGAAGCCACGACACGCGCGCAATTGCTCCTGCAGCCCGGCATCCCCCGCATCTCCGCCTGGATCCCCGTCGAATGGATTCGGGGTCAGCGCATCATCTATGAACGCAACCCCTACTACTGGAAAATAGACACAGCGGGCAACCAGCTTCCCTATGCCGACCGCATCGTATTCAACATCATCCAGGACCCTCAGGTCATTCTGCTAAAATTCATCAACGGCGAACTCGACCTGATCGGGCGTTATACCCGCATCGACATGTTCCCCACCCTCAAAGTAAAAGAGAAAACCGGAAAATTCAATCTCCGACTCACCGGACCCAACAGAGGACCGGCCTACCACCTCAACTGGGACGCTCCCAGGCCCGCATTGCGAGAAGCTTTTCGCAACAAAAACGTCCGCATTGCGCTCTCACATGCGATAAACCGCGAAGAAATCGACGAAATAGTCTTCCACGGCCTCCTCGACCCCTCGGGCTATTCCTTTGGGCCTATAAGCCCTTACTTTTCTCCAAAAGCCTATAAAAAATACGCCGAATACAACCCCGACAAAGCCAGACGCCTCCTCGACAGCGAAGGCTATATCGACACCGATGGCGACGGCATCCGCGAACTGCGAGACGGCTCGCGCTTTGAACTCACCATCGACTTCGTGCACCCCGGCGGCATGTTCAACGGCCAACCCGTCTCTGAACTGGTTGCAGACCACTGGCGAGCCGTAGGGATCAAAGTCAACCTCAACGGCGGTCTGCGCGACATCATCGTCCCTCGCCGCTACAACTGCGAATACGACGTTCACTACTGGGGCCTCGAAGGACCCAACGCCCCCTTAACCTATCCCATTGGCTGGGCTATCCTGGCTAAAAACGTACCCTACTGGCATCAGAAAGCCTGGGACGAAGGTCCCCCCTGGCTGCGCGAAGCCACCAAATACGTCCGCCTGGCCATGACCACCGTCGATACCGCAAAACTCCGCACATACATGACCCGCGTGCGCGACCTCCACACGGAAAACGTCCCCATCATCACCATCGGTTCCGCGTACCACGTCTGGGGAGCCAGCAGTCGCCTGGGCAATGTCCCATATCAAAACGTGGCCGACAACGCCTTTCTGGGCTGGAGTCGGCCAGTATTTCACGAGCAGATATTTGTGAAAAGCGGTCAGTGA